A region from the Citrobacter koseri ATCC BAA-895 genome encodes:
- a CDS encoding peptide MFS transporter yields the protein MQSSVNQKESRTFFGHPYPLGSLFFTEMWERFSFYGIRPLLILFMAATVYDGGMGLARENASAIVGIFAGTMYLAALPGGWLADNWLGQQKAVWYGSILIALGHLSIALSAVMGDNLFFIGLMFIVLGSGLFKTCISVMVGTLYKKGDARRDGGFSLFYMGINMGSFIAPLISGWLIKSHGWHWGFGIGGIGMLVALIIFRVFAVPAMKRYDSEVGLDSTWNSPVVKRNGVGAWLLALAVGVVVIVALIAQGVIVINPVAVASMLVYVIAASVALYFIYLFVFAGLNRKERARLLVCFILLVSAAFFWSAFEQKPTSFNLFANDYTNRMIGDFEIPAVWFQSINALFIILLAPVFSWAWPKLASMNIRPSSITKFVIGILCAAAGFGLMMLAAQNVLNNGGAGVSPFWLVGSILMLTLGELCLSPIGLATMTLLAPERMRGQMMGLWFCASALGNLAAGLIGGHVKADQLDMLPDLFARCSVALLICAAVLIVLIVPVRRMLENTQTKNEQKPVTNA from the coding sequence ATGCAATCCTCTGTTAATCAAAAAGAAAGCCGAACGTTCTTCGGCCATCCTTATCCGCTCGGTTCGCTGTTCTTCACCGAGATGTGGGAACGTTTCTCGTTTTACGGCATCCGTCCGTTACTGATCCTGTTTATGGCTGCGACCGTCTATGACGGGGGCATGGGACTGGCGCGTGAAAACGCCTCCGCGATTGTCGGTATCTTTGCCGGTACGATGTATCTCGCGGCGTTGCCGGGCGGCTGGCTGGCGGATAACTGGCTCGGCCAGCAGAAAGCAGTCTGGTACGGCTCGATTCTGATTGCGCTCGGCCACCTGTCGATTGCGCTCTCTGCCGTGATGGGCGACAACCTGTTCTTTATCGGCCTGATGTTTATCGTGCTCGGTTCTGGCCTGTTCAAGACCTGTATCTCGGTCATGGTGGGGACGCTGTATAAAAAAGGCGATGCGCGTCGTGACGGCGGTTTCTCGCTGTTCTATATGGGCATCAATATGGGGTCGTTCATTGCACCGCTGATCTCCGGCTGGCTGATTAAAAGCCACGGCTGGCACTGGGGCTTTGGTATCGGCGGCATCGGGATGCTGGTGGCGTTGATCATCTTCCGCGTGTTTGCCGTTCCGGCAATGAAACGCTACGACAGCGAAGTGGGGCTGGACTCCACCTGGAACAGCCCGGTAGTGAAGAGAAACGGCGTGGGTGCATGGCTGCTGGCGCTGGCAGTAGGCGTGGTGGTTATCGTTGCGCTGATCGCTCAGGGCGTGATTGTGATTAACCCGGTCGCGGTAGCCAGCATGCTGGTGTACGTGATTGCGGCGTCTGTTGCGCTCTACTTTATCTACCTGTTTGTTTTTGCGGGCCTGAACCGTAAAGAACGCGCACGACTGCTGGTCTGCTTTATCCTGCTGGTTTCAGCCGCATTCTTCTGGTCTGCGTTTGAGCAAAAGCCGACCTCATTCAACCTGTTCGCCAACGACTACACTAACCGCATGATCGGCGATTTTGAGATTCCAGCCGTATGGTTCCAGTCGATCAACGCCCTGTTTATCATCCTGCTGGCGCCGGTGTTCAGCTGGGCATGGCCAAAGCTGGCGAGCATGAACATTCGCCCGAGCAGCATCACCAAGTTTGTTATCGGTATTCTGTGTGCGGCGGCGGGCTTTGGCCTGATGATGCTGGCGGCGCAGAACGTGCTGAATAACGGCGGGGCGGGCGTATCGCCGTTCTGGCTGGTAGGCAGCATTCTGATGCTGACGCTGGGCGAGCTGTGCCTGAGCCCGATTGGTCTGGCGACCATGACGCTGCTGGCGCCGGAAAGAATGCGCGGTCAGATGATGGGGCTGTGGTTCTGTGCGAGCGCGCTGGGTAACCTGGCTGCGGGCCTGATTGGCGGCCATGTGAAGGCCGATCAGCTCGATATGCTGCCGGACCTCTTTGCGCGTTGCTCCGTCGCCCTGCTGATTTGCGCTGCGGTGCTGATCGTGCTTATTGTTCCGGTTCGTCGTATGCTGGAAAATACACAGACTAAAAATGAGCAGAAGCCGGTCACTAACGCCTGA
- the rodZ gene encoding cytoskeleton protein RodZ — MNTEATHDQNEAQSTGVRLRNAREQLGLSQQAVAERLCLKVSTVRDIEEDKAPADLASTFLRGYIRSYARLVHIPEEELLPGLEKQAPVRPSKVAPMQSFSLGKRRKKRDGWLMTFTWLVLFVVVGLTGAWWWQNHKAQQEELTTMVDQSSAELNAGGDSAQSVPLDTSEAASQDSTPAPTAPVDSTATNAVPQTPDASATTTAPAADAQQNAVVAPSQANVDTATTAPAATGDTASLPTDQAGVATSAVDQNALVMNFTADCWLEVTDATGKKLFSGMQRKDGNLNLTGQAPYKLKIGAPAAVQIQYQGKPVDLSRFIRTNQVARLTLNAEQSPAQ, encoded by the coding sequence ATGAATACTGAAGCCACGCACGACCAAAATGAAGCACAATCCACCGGCGTTCGTCTGCGCAATGCCCGTGAACAACTCGGACTCAGCCAGCAGGCGGTTGCAGAGCGACTTTGCCTGAAGGTTTCCACGGTACGCGATATTGAAGAAGATAAGGCCCCGGCCGATCTCGCTTCAACGTTTCTGCGCGGGTATATCCGCTCTTATGCGCGTCTGGTGCACATCCCTGAAGAAGAACTGCTGCCCGGTCTGGAAAAACAGGCGCCGGTTCGTCCTTCCAAAGTCGCGCCAATGCAGAGTTTCTCTTTAGGTAAGCGTCGTAAAAAGCGCGATGGCTGGTTGATGACGTTCACCTGGCTGGTGCTGTTTGTGGTGGTTGGCCTGACGGGGGCCTGGTGGTGGCAAAACCATAAGGCGCAGCAGGAAGAACTCACCACGATGGTCGATCAATCCTCTGCTGAACTGAATGCTGGCGGCGATAGCGCCCAGAGCGTACCGCTGGACACCAGCGAAGCCGCAAGCCAGGATTCGACGCCAGCGCCAACTGCGCCTGTTGACTCTACGGCGACAAACGCCGTGCCGCAGACGCCGGATGCGTCCGCGACGACCACGGCGCCTGCCGCAGACGCTCAGCAGAATGCGGTCGTTGCGCCTTCTCAGGCGAATGTGGATACCGCAACCACGGCGCCTGCCGCGACGGGTGATACGGCGTCATTGCCGACCGATCAGGCGGGCGTGGCTACGTCAGCGGTCGATCAGAACGCGCTGGTGATGAACTTTACCGCCGATTGCTGGCTGGAAGTCACCGATGCGACAGGGAAAAAACTGTTTAGCGGAATGCAGCGTAAAGATGGCAATTTAAACCTAACCGGTCAGGCGCCTTATAAGCTTAAAATTGGCGCCCCGGCTGCGGTACAGATCCAGTATCAAGGAAAACCTGTCGATCTGAGCCGTTTTATCAGAACTAACCAGGTTGCGCGTCTGACCCTTAATGCCGAACAATCACCGGCGCAGTAA
- the ispG gene encoding flavodoxin-dependent (E)-4-hydroxy-3-methylbut-2-enyl-diphosphate synthase: MHNQAPIQRRKSKRIYVGNVPIGDGAPIAVQSMTNTRTTDVEATVNQIKALERVGADIVRVSVPTMDAAEAFKLIKQQVNVPLVADIHFDYRIALKVAEYGVDCLRINPGNIGNEERIRTVVDCARDKNIPIRIGVNAGSLEKDLQEKYGEPTPQALLESAMRHVDHLDRLNFDQFKVSVKASDVFLAVESYRLLAKQIEQPLHLGITEAGGARSGAVKSAIGLGLLLSEGIGDTLRVSLAADPVEEIKVGFDILKSLRIRARGINFIACPTCSRQEFDVIGTVNALEQRLEDIITPMDVSIIGCVVNGPGEALVSTLGVTGGNKKSGLYEDGVRKDRLDNDDMITQLEARIRAKASIMDEARRIDVQQVEK; encoded by the coding sequence ATGCATAACCAGGCTCCAATTCAACGTAGAAAATCGAAACGTATTTACGTTGGGAATGTGCCGATTGGCGATGGCGCCCCCATCGCCGTACAGTCAATGACCAATACGCGCACGACGGATGTGGAAGCGACGGTCAATCAAATTAAAGCGCTGGAGCGTGTTGGCGCGGATATCGTCCGCGTCTCCGTGCCGACAATGGATGCCGCAGAGGCGTTTAAACTGATCAAGCAGCAGGTTAATGTCCCGCTGGTTGCTGATATCCACTTCGACTATCGCATTGCGCTGAAAGTGGCGGAATATGGCGTGGATTGCCTGCGAATCAACCCAGGCAACATCGGTAACGAAGAGCGTATTCGTACCGTTGTCGACTGCGCTCGCGATAAAAATATCCCTATCCGTATCGGCGTAAACGCCGGATCGCTGGAAAAAGATCTACAGGAAAAATACGGTGAGCCGACGCCGCAGGCGCTGCTGGAATCGGCGATGCGCCATGTGGATCATCTCGATCGCCTGAACTTCGATCAGTTTAAAGTCAGCGTGAAAGCCTCGGATGTTTTCCTCGCGGTAGAATCCTATCGTCTGTTGGCGAAACAGATCGAACAACCGTTGCATCTTGGGATCACCGAAGCGGGCGGCGCGCGCAGCGGCGCGGTGAAATCGGCAATTGGCCTCGGTTTACTGCTGTCGGAAGGCATTGGCGATACGCTGCGCGTCTCTCTGGCGGCCGATCCGGTAGAAGAAATTAAAGTGGGCTTCGATATTCTGAAATCGCTGCGCATTCGTGCGCGTGGGATCAACTTTATCGCTTGCCCAACCTGTTCCCGTCAGGAGTTCGACGTCATCGGCACGGTCAACGCGCTGGAACAACGCCTTGAAGACATCATCACGCCAATGGACGTTTCCATCATCGGCTGTGTGGTGAACGGGCCGGGCGAAGCGCTGGTTTCGACGCTGGGCGTAACGGGCGGCAACAAGAAAAGCGGCCTGTATGAAGACGGCGTGCGTAAAGACAGACTCGACAACGATGATATGATTACGCAGCTTGAAGCCCGTATCCGCGCGAAGGCCAGCATTATGGACGAAGCGCGTCGAATCGACGTGCAGCAGGTTGAAAAATAA
- the ndk gene encoding nucleoside-diphosphate kinase gives MAIERTFSIIKPNAVAKNVIGNIFARFEAAGFKIVGTKMLHLTVEQARGFYAEHDGKPFFDGLVEFMTSGPIVVSVLESENAVQRHRDLLGATNPANALAGTLRADYADSFTENGTHGSDSLESAQREIAYFFGEGEVCPRTR, from the coding sequence ATGGCGATTGAACGTACTTTTTCCATCATCAAACCAAATGCGGTGGCAAAAAACGTTATTGGCAACATCTTTGCGCGCTTTGAAGCAGCAGGGTTCAAAATTGTCGGTACGAAAATGCTGCACCTGACCGTTGAGCAGGCGCGCGGTTTCTATGCCGAGCACGATGGTAAACCGTTCTTCGACGGTCTGGTCGAGTTCATGACCTCTGGCCCGATCGTGGTTTCCGTACTGGAAAGCGAAAATGCCGTGCAGCGTCACCGCGACCTGCTGGGCGCAACCAACCCGGCTAACGCGCTGGCGGGCACCCTGCGTGCCGACTACGCGGACAGCTTCACCGAAAACGGCACCCACGGTTCAGATTCTCTGGAATCCGCTCAGCGTGAAATCGCCTATTTCTTTGGTGAAGGCGAAGTGTGCCCGCGCACTCGTTAA
- the bamB gene encoding outer membrane protein assembly factor BamB codes for MQLRKLLLPGLLSVTLLSGCSLFSGEEDVVKMSPLPTVENQFTPSTAWSTSVGSGIGEFYSNLHPAYADNVVYAADRKGTVKAVNADDGKEVWSVNLAEKDGWFSRAPALLSGGVTVSGGHVYVGSEKAQVYALNAADGTTAWQTKVAGEALSRPVVSDGLVLIHTSNGQLQALNEADGAIKWTVNLDMPSLSLRGESAPATAYGAAIVGGDNGRVSAVLMQQGQMIWQQRISQATGSTEIDRLSDVDTTPVIVNGVVYALAYNGNLTALDLRSGQIMWKRELGSVNDFIVDGDRIYLVDQNDRILALTTDGGVTLWTQSDLLHRLLTSPALYNGNLVVGDSEGYMHWINVEDGRFVAQQKVDSSGFLTEPVSADGKLLIQAKDGTLYSITR; via the coding sequence ATGCAATTGCGTAAATTACTTCTGCCAGGACTGCTTTCTGTTACGTTATTGAGCGGTTGTTCACTGTTTAGTGGCGAAGAAGATGTTGTCAAAATGTCCCCGTTGCCGACGGTGGAAAACCAGTTTACGCCGTCTACCGCATGGAGTACGTCTGTAGGTAGCGGTATCGGCGAGTTCTATTCCAACCTGCACCCGGCGTATGCCGATAACGTGGTCTACGCGGCTGACCGTAAAGGCACCGTAAAGGCGGTAAACGCGGATGACGGGAAAGAAGTCTGGTCCGTGAACCTGGCGGAGAAAGACGGCTGGTTCTCCAGAGCGCCTGCGTTGCTGTCTGGCGGCGTAACGGTCTCCGGCGGCCATGTCTATGTTGGCAGCGAAAAAGCGCAGGTTTATGCGTTGAACGCGGCTGACGGTACGACGGCATGGCAGACGAAAGTCGCCGGTGAAGCGTTATCTCGCCCGGTTGTCAGCGATGGCCTGGTGCTTATTCATACCAGCAACGGTCAGTTGCAGGCGCTGAATGAGGCGGACGGCGCGATCAAATGGACCGTGAACCTCGACATGCCGTCGCTTTCGCTGCGCGGTGAGTCCGCTCCGGCTACCGCGTATGGCGCCGCCATTGTGGGTGGTGATAACGGTCGCGTCAGCGCCGTGCTGATGCAGCAGGGCCAGATGATTTGGCAACAGCGTATTTCCCAGGCGACCGGTTCGACTGAAATCGACCGTCTGAGCGATGTCGATACCACGCCGGTTATCGTCAATGGCGTCGTTTACGCGCTGGCTTATAATGGTAACCTGACGGCGCTGGATCTGCGCAGTGGTCAGATTATGTGGAAACGTGAGCTGGGCTCGGTGAATGATTTCATCGTTGACGGCGATCGTATCTACCTGGTGGATCAGAACGACCGTATTCTGGCATTGACCACCGACGGCGGCGTGACGCTGTGGACGCAAAGCGATCTGCTGCACCGCCTGCTGACATCGCCTGCGCTGTATAATGGCAATCTGGTGGTAGGCGATAGCGAAGGCTATATGCACTGGATTAACGTTGAGGACGGTCGTTTTGTGGCTCAGCAAAAAGTGGATAGCTCCGGCTTCCTGACCGAACCGGTCTCTGCCGATGGCAAACTGCTGATCCAGGCGAAAGACGGTACGCTGTACTCTATTACGCGTTAA
- a CDS encoding YfgM family protein: MEIYENENDQVDAIKRFFAENGKALAVGVILGVGALLGWRYWTSHQTESARSASLAYQNAVTAVSAGKPDSISAAEKFATENKNTYGALASMELAQQFVDQNELEKAAAQLQQGLAATSDENLKAVINLRLARVQVQLKQADTALKTLDTVKGEGWAAIVADLRGEALLSKGDKQGARSAWEAGVKSDASPALSEMMQMKINNLSI; encoded by the coding sequence GTGGAAATTTACGAGAACGAAAACGACCAGGTTGATGCGATCAAACGCTTCTTTGCTGAAAATGGCAAAGCGCTGGCTGTTGGGGTGATTTTAGGGGTTGGCGCGCTGCTCGGTTGGCGCTACTGGACCAGTCATCAGACGGAGTCCGCACGCTCTGCTTCTCTGGCATATCAAAATGCGGTGACCGCGGTGAGCGCGGGCAAACCGGATAGCATCTCCGCTGCGGAGAAATTCGCCACGGAGAATAAAAATACCTACGGCGCGTTAGCTTCTATGGAACTGGCGCAGCAGTTTGTTGATCAAAATGAACTTGAGAAAGCCGCAGCCCAGCTACAGCAAGGACTGGCGGCCACCAGCGATGAGAACCTCAAAGCGGTGATTAATCTGCGTCTTGCCCGCGTTCAGGTGCAGCTCAAGCAGGCCGATACCGCGCTGAAAACGCTCGATACCGTAAAAGGTGAAGGATGGGCTGCGATTGTCGCCGATCTGCGTGGCGAAGCGTTGCTGAGCAAAGGCGATAAACAAGGCGCGCGCAGCGCATGGGAAGCAGGCGTGAAAAGCGATGCCAGCCCGGCGCTGAGTGAAATGATGCAGATGAAAATCAATAATTTGTCCATCTGA
- the hisS gene encoding histidine--tRNA ligase, with the protein MAKNIQAIRGMNDYLPGETAIWQRIEGTLKNVLGSYGYSEIRLPIVEQTPLFKRAIGEVTDVVEKEMYTFEDRNGDSLTLRPEGTAGCVRAGIEHGLLYNQEQRLWYIGPMFRHERPQKGRYRQFHQLGVEAFGLQGPDIDAELILLTARWWRALGIAEHVNLELNSIGSLDARANYRDALVAYLEQHKEKLDEDCKRRMYTNPLRVLDSKNPDVQALLNDAPALGDYLDDDSREHFAGLCKLLEAAGIAYTVNQRLVRGLDYYNRTVFEWVTNSLGSQGTVCAGGRYDGLVEQLGGRATPAVGFAMGLERLVLLVQAVNLEFNADPVVDIYLVASGADTQSAAMTLAERLRDENPGVKLMTNHGGGNFKKQFARADKWGARVALVLGESEVADGTVVVKDLRSGEQTAVAQDSVTAHLRTLLG; encoded by the coding sequence GTGGCAAAAAACATTCAAGCCATTCGCGGCATGAACGATTATCTGCCTGGCGAAACCGCCATCTGGCAGCGCATTGAAGGCACACTCAAAAACGTGCTCGGCAGCTACGGTTACAGTGAAATCCGTTTGCCGATTGTAGAGCAGACCCCGTTATTCAAACGCGCTATCGGTGAAGTCACTGACGTGGTTGAAAAAGAGATGTACACCTTTGAGGATCGTAATGGCGACAGCCTGACGTTGCGTCCTGAAGGGACGGCGGGTTGCGTACGCGCCGGTATCGAACATGGTCTCCTGTACAATCAGGAACAGCGCTTGTGGTATATCGGGCCGATGTTCCGCCATGAGCGTCCGCAGAAAGGGCGTTATCGTCAGTTCCATCAGTTGGGTGTCGAAGCCTTCGGTCTGCAAGGGCCGGATATTGATGCGGAGCTGATTCTGCTGACCGCGCGCTGGTGGCGTGCGTTGGGTATTGCTGAACATGTGAATCTGGAGCTGAACTCCATCGGTTCGCTTGACGCGCGCGCCAACTATCGTGATGCGCTGGTGGCATACCTTGAACAGCATAAAGAGAAGCTGGACGAAGACTGCAAACGCCGCATGTATACCAACCCGCTGCGCGTGCTGGATTCCAAGAACCCGGACGTTCAGGCGCTGCTCAACGATGCGCCTGCTCTGGGCGACTATCTGGATGACGACTCCCGCGAGCACTTTGCCGGTCTGTGCAAACTGCTGGAAGCGGCGGGTATCGCTTACACCGTCAACCAGCGTCTGGTTCGCGGCCTTGATTACTACAACCGTACCGTATTTGAATGGGTAACCAACAGTCTGGGTTCTCAGGGCACAGTGTGCGCCGGCGGTCGTTATGACGGTCTGGTGGAGCAACTTGGCGGTCGCGCAACCCCGGCGGTGGGCTTTGCGATGGGTCTGGAACGACTTGTTTTGTTAGTTCAGGCAGTTAATCTGGAATTTAATGCCGATCCTGTTGTCGATATATACCTGGTAGCCTCAGGCGCGGATACGCAGTCTGCGGCGATGACACTGGCGGAGCGCCTGCGTGATGAAAATCCGGGCGTAAAACTGATGACTAACCACGGCGGCGGCAACTTTAAGAAACAGTTTGCCCGTGCCGATAAATGGGGCGCCCGCGTTGCACTGGTGCTGGGTGAGTCCGAAGTGGCTGACGGCACCGTTGTAGTGAAGGATTTACGCTCTGGTGAGCAAACGGCAGTCGCACAGGATAGTGTGACCGCACATTTGCGCACGTTATTGGGTTAA
- a CDS encoding bifunctional tRNA (adenosine(37)-C2)-methyltransferase TrmG/ribosomal RNA large subunit methyltransferase RlmN: protein MSEQIVTSEIITPVVPDKNGKINLLDLNRQQMREFFKELGEKPFRADQVMKWMYHYCSDNFDEMTDINKVLRGKLKEVAEIRAPEVVEEQRSSDGTIKWAIAVGDQRVETVYIPEDDRATLCVSSQVGCALECKFCSTAQQGFNRNLRVSEIIGQVWRAAKIVGAAKVTGQRPITNVVMMGMGEPLLNLTNVVPAMEIMLDDFGFGLSKRRVTLSTSGVVPALDKLGDMIDVALAISLHAPNDEIRDEIVPINRKYNIETFLDAVRRYLQKSNANQGRVTIEYVMLDHINDGTEHAHQLAELLKDTPCKINLIPWNPFPGAPYGRSSNSRIDRFSKVLMSYGFTTIVRKTRGDDIDAACGQLAGDVIDRTKRTLRKRMQGEAIDIKAV, encoded by the coding sequence ATGTCTGAACAAATTGTCACGTCTGAAATCATCACCCCGGTTGTTCCTGATAAAAATGGAAAAATTAACCTGCTGGATCTGAACCGTCAGCAGATGCGGGAGTTTTTTAAAGAATTAGGTGAAAAACCCTTCCGCGCCGATCAGGTGATGAAGTGGATGTACCACTATTGCAGCGATAACTTTGATGAGATGACCGACATCAACAAAGTGTTACGTGGCAAACTGAAAGAGGTGGCGGAAATCCGCGCGCCAGAGGTGGTGGAAGAACAGCGTTCTTCAGATGGCACCATCAAATGGGCGATTGCCGTTGGCGATCAGCGCGTGGAAACGGTCTACATCCCGGAAGACGATCGCGCCACGCTGTGCGTCTCTTCACAGGTTGGTTGCGCGCTGGAGTGTAAATTCTGCTCGACTGCGCAGCAGGGCTTTAACCGTAACCTGCGCGTCTCTGAAATTATCGGCCAGGTGTGGCGTGCGGCGAAAATTGTCGGCGCGGCGAAAGTCACCGGGCAACGTCCGATCACCAACGTGGTGATGATGGGCATGGGTGAACCGCTGCTGAACCTGACCAACGTCGTACCGGCGATGGAAATCATGCTGGATGATTTCGGTTTCGGTCTGTCTAAACGCCGCGTTACGCTGTCGACGTCAGGCGTTGTTCCGGCTCTGGATAAACTGGGCGACATGATTGACGTTGCGCTGGCGATCTCTTTGCATGCGCCGAACGATGAAATTCGCGATGAAATTGTACCGATCAACAGAAAGTACAACATCGAAACGTTCCTCGACGCGGTTCGCCGTTATTTGCAGAAATCCAATGCGAATCAGGGACGCGTCACAATTGAATACGTCATGCTGGACCACATCAACGATGGAACGGAACATGCGCATCAGCTGGCGGAACTGCTGAAAGATACGCCGTGTAAGATTAACCTGATTCCGTGGAACCCGTTCCCGGGCGCGCCGTATGGCCGGAGTTCCAACAGCCGCATCGATCGTTTTTCTAAGGTGTTGATGAGCTATGGTTTCACGACCATTGTGCGTAAAACACGCGGCGACGATATTGATGCCGCTTGTGGTCAGCTTGCCGGGGATGTGATTGACCGTACCAAACGTACTCTGCGTAAGCGTATGCAAGGTGAGGCTATCGACATTAAGGCGGTCTGA
- the der gene encoding ribosome biogenesis GTPase Der — protein sequence MVPVVALVGRPNVGKSTLFNRLTRTRDALVADFPGLTRDRKYGRAEIEGREFICIDTGGIDGTEDGVETRMAEQSLLAIEEADVVLFMVDARAGLMPADEAIAKHLRSREKPTFLVANKTDGLDPDQAVVDFYALGLGEIHPIAASHGRGVLSLLEHVLLPWMDDVAPQEEVDEDAEYWAKLAAEENGEEEPEDDFNPQDLPIKLAIVGRPNVGKSTLTNRILGEDRVVVYDMPGTTRDSIYIPMERDEREYVLIDTAGVRKRGKVTDAVEKFSVIKTLQAIEDANVVMLVIDAREGISDQDLSLLGFILNSGRSLVIVVNKWDGLTQEVKEQVKETLDFRLGFIDFARVHFISALHGSGVGNLFESVREAYDSSTRRVSTAMLTRIMAMAVEDHQPPLVRGRRVKLKYAHAGGYNPPIVVIHGNQVKDLPDSYKRYLMNYFRKSLDVMGTPIRIQFKEGENPYANKRNTLTPTQMRKRKRLIKHIKKSK from the coding sequence ATGGTACCTGTGGTCGCGCTTGTCGGGCGCCCTAACGTCGGAAAATCCACGTTATTTAACCGTCTAACTCGCACCCGAGATGCGCTGGTTGCGGATTTCCCGGGTCTGACTCGTGACCGTAAGTACGGTCGTGCGGAGATTGAAGGCCGTGAGTTTATCTGTATTGATACCGGCGGTATTGATGGCACCGAAGACGGTGTGGAAACCCGCATGGCGGAACAGTCGCTGCTGGCGATTGAAGAGGCTGATGTTGTGCTGTTCATGGTGGATGCGCGTGCTGGCCTGATGCCAGCGGATGAAGCGATCGCCAAACATCTGCGCTCCCGCGAAAAACCCACGTTCCTTGTGGCAAACAAAACTGACGGGCTCGATCCCGATCAGGCGGTTGTCGACTTCTATGCGCTGGGTTTAGGTGAAATTCACCCGATTGCAGCTTCTCACGGTCGTGGCGTGCTCAGCCTGCTGGAGCATGTTCTGCTGCCGTGGATGGACGACGTCGCCCCGCAGGAAGAGGTGGATGAAGACGCTGAATACTGGGCGAAACTGGCAGCGGAAGAGAACGGGGAAGAGGAGCCGGAAGATGACTTCAACCCTCAGGATCTGCCAATCAAACTGGCGATTGTCGGTCGTCCGAACGTAGGTAAGTCCACACTGACTAACCGTATTCTGGGTGAAGACCGCGTAGTGGTCTATGACATGCCGGGAACGACGCGCGACAGTATCTATATTCCGATGGAACGCGACGAGCGTGAATACGTGCTGATTGATACCGCAGGCGTACGTAAGCGTGGGAAAGTCACCGATGCGGTAGAAAAATTCTCCGTCATTAAAACGTTGCAGGCGATTGAAGATGCCAACGTGGTGATGCTGGTTATTGATGCGCGCGAAGGGATTTCCGATCAGGATCTGTCGCTGCTGGGCTTTATCCTTAATAGTGGGCGCTCACTTGTCATCGTCGTGAACAAATGGGACGGCCTGACCCAGGAAGTGAAAGAGCAGGTGAAAGAGACGCTGGACTTCCGTCTGGGCTTTATCGACTTTGCGCGCGTACACTTTATCTCTGCGCTGCATGGTAGTGGCGTGGGCAACCTGTTTGAGTCCGTACGTGAAGCGTATGACAGTTCAACCCGTCGCGTCAGCACCGCCATGCTGACCCGCATCATGGCTATGGCGGTTGAAGATCACCAGCCGCCGCTGGTTCGCGGTCGCCGCGTGAAGCTGAAATATGCCCACGCCGGGGGATATAACCCGCCAATCGTGGTGATTCACGGCAACCAGGTGAAAGACCTGCCGGACTCTTACAAGCGCTATCTGATGAACTACTTCCGCAAATCGCTGGACGTGATGGGAACGCCTATCCGTATTCAGTTTAAAGAAGGGGAAAACCCGTATGCGAATAAGCGCAATACGCTGACCCCGACTCAGATGCGTAAGCGTAAACGTCTGATTAAGCACATTAAGAAAAGCAAATAA
- a CDS encoding zinc ribbon domain-containing protein, with product MSITCPDCHTELEPQNGAAHCDSCNKDIELEARCPECHKPLQVLKACGAVDYFCQNDHGLISKKRVEFVPL from the coding sequence GTGTCGATTACCTGCCCGGATTGCCATACAGAGCTGGAACCGCAAAACGGTGCGGCGCATTGCGACAGCTGCAATAAAGATATTGAACTTGAAGCGCGCTGCCCGGAGTGCCATAAGCCGCTCCAGGTGTTAAAAGCCTGCGGCGCGGTGGATTATTTCTGCCAGAATGATCATGGGCTGATCTCTAAAAAGCGCGTGGAGTTTGTGCCGCTTTAA